A genomic window from Sphingobacterium spiritivorum includes:
- a CDS encoding helix-turn-helix domain-containing protein — MRKNKKHSLEFKLSLVDRIVDGYCSAKSIAKEHSLSYDMVRRWYKQFESFGIEGLKPRGGNAVYPQSFKISVLQTIQEESLSLMEAMLRFNLPSPSIIVNWRK, encoded by the coding sequence ATGAGAAAAAACAAAAAACATAGTTTGGAATTCAAACTTAGTCTTGTCGATCGGATCGTTGATGGTTATTGTTCAGCGAAAAGCATCGCTAAAGAACATTCTCTATCCTATGATATGGTCCGGCGTTGGTACAAGCAATTCGAGTCGTTTGGCATTGAAGGCCTCAAGCCCCGCGGAGGTAATGCAGTCTATCCGCAGTCCTTTAAAATCTCGGTGCTCCAAACAATCCAAGAAGAATCTCTATCTTTGATGGAGGCCATGCTGCGCTTCAATCTTCCTAGTCCTTCTATTATCGTTAATTGGCGGAAGTAG
- a CDS encoding S41 family peptidase, giving the protein METTEYLANLIAPSRLNGKIMYTEQFNNLLISGHAKILKHQPYLDHNGNYVKINGRQATMADVDFSEKGNTYQFSKKGKLESIKNIYFITSQSTASASELLISLFKPYFNVKTVGQKTF; this is encoded by the coding sequence ATCGAAACAACAGAATATCTAGCCAACCTTATAGCGCCAAGCAGATTAAATGGCAAAATAATGTATACCGAACAGTTTAACAACTTACTAATTAGCGGACATGCCAAGATCTTGAAGCACCAACCCTATCTAGATCATAATGGTAATTATGTGAAGATAAATGGAAGACAAGCAACAATGGCTGACGTTGATTTCAGTGAAAAGGGAAATACTTATCAATTTAGTAAAAAAGGAAAATTAGAAAGTATTAAAAATATCTATTTCATAACATCCCAATCAACCGCATCAGCAAGTGAACTATTAATAAGCCTATTTAAACCTTATTTCAATGTAAAAACAGTAGGACAGAAAACTTTCTGA
- a CDS encoding MAC/perforin domain-containing protein, with the protein MKKINLIYTLIASTLLLTNCKKNEITQEKLPNNNLEKQASSMDNKLDLLGYGYDATGRYANIESSRLQVIDAEKFYNLDRSHVGIIAGVEDFFEYKFANNAREYSDSLSVKATGGFSAFGLFKAEINTSFGNSEAFKGSYSLANATKYIVQKRLNFSTSIQNLRDNYLSASFVNDLNRLSAQEIVSYYGTHVCTNIVLGAKFSFSYRTETSSSKKRESLAAGLAVNGLAKVWSATADFTYNASDAKANYNQQVNYRSVGGDGTQGLIGEISLDYSTPTKISINQWQSTCKPQNAILIDFGNGGLVPLYEFVSNPTKKAQIKTYIEQYLAANRTEISLNKIPIYRYYSANMVDHIYDPQPNVISYDNTWVKEKIAFYGYNYPAPNTVAVYKYFIPSMNDHVYYTDPYIQYRDSNVKNEGIIFYVPTQNLPGTKPVYKYYSDSMKDHIFELDPNINQVDKTWIREDIVFNAFPAP; encoded by the coding sequence ATGAAAAAAATTAATTTAATCTACACGTTGATAGCCTCAACGCTGCTTCTTACTAACTGTAAGAAAAACGAAATCACGCAAGAAAAACTACCAAACAACAATTTGGAAAAACAAGCTTCTTCCATGGATAATAAATTAGATTTATTAGGCTATGGTTATGACGCTACTGGAAGGTATGCAAATATTGAATCCTCCAGATTACAAGTAATCGATGCTGAAAAATTCTATAATTTAGATCGAAGCCATGTAGGGATAATTGCAGGTGTAGAGGATTTTTTTGAGTATAAATTTGCTAATAATGCCAGAGAATATTCTGACTCCTTAAGTGTGAAAGCTACAGGGGGATTTAGTGCTTTCGGTTTATTTAAAGCAGAAATTAACACCTCTTTCGGTAATAGTGAAGCATTTAAAGGAAGCTATTCTTTAGCGAATGCAACAAAATATATAGTTCAAAAAAGACTCAATTTTAGCACGTCGATTCAAAACCTTAGGGACAATTATCTAAGCGCTTCTTTTGTTAATGACCTCAATCGCCTATCCGCTCAAGAAATCGTTTCTTACTACGGAACCCATGTTTGTACAAATATAGTTTTGGGAGCAAAGTTTTCATTTTCCTATCGTACGGAAACAAGTAGCTCAAAAAAAAGAGAATCATTAGCAGCTGGCTTAGCTGTTAACGGTCTCGCTAAAGTATGGTCTGCTACAGCTGATTTTACATATAATGCTTCGGATGCAAAAGCTAACTACAATCAACAAGTTAATTATCGTTCCGTAGGGGGGGATGGAACACAAGGCTTAATAGGCGAAATTTCATTGGATTATTCAACTCCAACAAAAATTTCCATTAACCAATGGCAAAGCACCTGTAAACCTCAAAACGCTATCTTAATTGATTTTGGAAACGGAGGACTCGTTCCTTTATATGAATTCGTAAGCAATCCAACTAAAAAAGCACAGATAAAAACATATATAGAACAATATTTAGCGGCAAATAGAACCGAAATATCCTTAAATAAAATCCCTATTTACCGCTACTATAGCGCAAACATGGTAGACCATATATATGATCCACAACCTAATGTTATTTCTTATGACAATACTTGGGTAAAAGAAAAAATTGCATTTTATGGCTATAATTACCCAGCTCCAAACACTGTCGCCGTTTACAAATATTTTATACCTAGTATGAATGACCACGTATATTATACTGATCCTTATATTCAATACAGAGATAGCAACGTCAAAAACGAAGGTATTATCTTCTATGTCCCCACTCAAAACCTTCCAGGAACAAAACCAGTATACAAATATTATAGTGATTCAATGAAGGATCATATCTTCGAATTGGATCCCAATATTAATCAGGTTGATAAAACTTGGATAAGAGAAGACATCGTATTCAATGCATTTCCAGCACCTTAA
- a CDS encoding uracil-DNA glycosylase family protein, producing MTTFAEKVIAFNKQLQYQGNLPSDFNVISPYLDNPETLIVMQQFYNKYYNDNRKRKFIIGINPSRHGAGVTGVPFTDTKRLYSACDIKMQSAHTHEISSVFMYDMIQAYGGPELFYKQFYINSPFPLAIVREVKANSWINANYYDDKQLFDMVKPFMVKSLKQHISTGLETEEVFVLGKKNASFLTKINKEEKLFGGIAFRALFHILSVQFSSV from the coding sequence ATGACCACCTTTGCTGAAAAAGTAATCGCATTTAACAAACAACTTCAATATCAGGGAAATCTTCCTTCCGATTTTAATGTCATCAGCCCCTACCTCGACAACCCTGAGACGCTGATCGTTATGCAGCAATTTTACAATAAATACTATAACGACAATAGGAAACGTAAATTTATCATTGGCATCAATCCAAGTAGACATGGCGCTGGTGTGACGGGCGTGCCTTTTACCGATACCAAACGGTTATACAGTGCCTGCGATATAAAAATGCAATCTGCCCATACGCATGAAATCTCCTCCGTCTTTATGTATGACATGATCCAGGCTTATGGTGGTCCCGAACTCTTCTACAAACAATTTTACATTAATTCCCCTTTCCCACTCGCTATCGTTCGGGAGGTCAAAGCCAACAGCTGGATCAATGCAAACTATTACGACGATAAACAGCTCTTCGACATGGTAAAGCCATTTATGGTCAAATCGCTGAAACAGCATATTTCAACGGGACTCGAAACTGAGGAAGTATTTGTCCTGGGAAAAAAGAATGCCTCTTTTTTGACCAAAATCAATAAAGAGGAAAAACTATTTGGGGGCATTGCATTCAGGGCCCTTTTTCATATCCTTAGCGTACAATTCAGCTCTGTTTAA
- a CDS encoding DUF6713 family protein, which translates to MSEHIFFYTGLSLFTIHEMDAIRCKEWRIFPVLSFLDDQWGYRIFMFAHIPIFLFIYRQLHDFPTSETFMNGFNVFLMVHTGFHLLYLKHKRNEFTDWISWFCIAGAGISGLADLLNPFF; encoded by the coding sequence ATGTCTGAACATATTTTCTTTTATACAGGGCTTTCCCTGTTTACCATACATGAGATGGATGCAATACGCTGCAAAGAGTGGCGAATTTTTCCGGTACTTTCCTTTCTGGATGATCAGTGGGGATACAGGATCTTTATGTTTGCTCATATTCCCATATTCCTGTTTATTTACAGACAATTACATGATTTCCCGACTTCAGAAACATTTATGAACGGATTTAATGTTTTTCTGATGGTACATACCGGGTTTCACCTGTTGTATCTGAAACATAAGAGGAATGAATTTACGGACTGGATTTCATGGTTTTGTATTGCGGGAGCAGGAATATCCGGCCTTGCGGATCTGTTGAATCCGTTTTTTTGA